In one window of Escherichia coli DSM 30083 = JCM 1649 = ATCC 11775 DNA:
- a CDS encoding GTPase family protein — MNPSDAIEAIEKPLSSLPYSLSRHILEHLRKLTSHEPVPGIMGKSGAGKSSLCNALFQGEITPVSDVHAGTREVQRFRLNGHGHSMVITDLPGVGESRDRDAEYEALYRDILPELDLVLWLIKADDRALSVDEYFWRHILHRGHQRVLFVVMQADKTEPCHEWDMAGIQPSPAQAQNIREKTEAVFRLFRPVHRVVAVSARTGWELDTLVSALMTALPDHAASPLMTRLQDELRTESVRSQAREQFTGAVDRIFDTAESVCIASVARTVLRAVRDSVVSVARAVWNWIFF, encoded by the coding sequence ATGAATCCGTCTGATGCCATTGAGGCAATTGAAAAACCGCTCTCCTCCCTGCCTTACTCACTTTCCCGTCACATCCTGGAACATCTGCGCAAACTCACCAGTCACGAACCCGTGCCTGGCATTATGGGTAAAAGCGGGGCCGGTAAATCCTCACTCTGTAATGCGCTGTTTCAGGGGGAGATCACCCCGGTCAGTGATGTTCACGCCGGCACCCGGGAAGTGCAGCGCTTCCGTCTGAATGGCCATGGTCACAGCATGGTTATCACTGACCTGCCCGGGGTGGGCGAGAGCCGGGACAGGGATGCAGAGTATGAAGCCCTGTACCGTGACATTCTGCCCGAACTGGACCTGGTACTGTGGCTGATTAAAGCCGATGACCGTGCCCTGTCTGTGGATGAGTATTTCTGGCGACACATCCTGCACCGGGGACATCAGCGGGTACTGTTTGTGGTGATGCAGGCCGATAAAACGGAGCCCTGCCATGAATGGGATATGGCCGGTATTCAGCCTTCTCCCGCACAGGCACAGAACATTCGCGAAAAAACGGAGGCGGTATTCCGTCTGTTCCGGCCCGTACATCGGGTTGTTGCCGTATCGGCCCGCACCGGCTGGGAACTGGATACGCTGGTCAGTGCGCTCATGACAGCACTTCCCGACCATGCCGCCAGTCCCCTGATGACCCGCCTGCAGGACGAGCTGCGCACGGAGTCTGTCCGGTCTCAGGCCCGTGAACAGTTTACCGGTGCGGTGGACCGGATATTTGACACGGCGGAGAGCGTCTGCATTGCCTCTGTTGCACGCACGGTTCTGCGCGCCGTCCGTGACTCGGTGGTCTCTGTTGCCCGCGCGGTATGGAACTGGATTTTCTTCTGA
- a CDS encoding putative zinc ribbon protein, whose amino-acid sequence MYAKSFIALDGNGRLTGARTAQAAPYANYTCHLCGSALRYHPQYDTELPWFEHTDDRLTEHGQQCPYVRPERREIQLIKRLQQFVPDALPVVRKASWHCRQCHHDYYGERYCTHCQTGGFSIPRTTQEEICEF is encoded by the coding sequence ATGTACGCAAAATCCTTTATCGCTCTTGATGGCAACGGACGTCTGACGGGCGCCCGTACTGCACAGGCCGCACCTTATGCTAACTACACCTGCCACTTGTGTGGCAGTGCACTCAGATACCATCCGCAATACGACACTGAACTTCCCTGGTTTGAACACACTGACGACAGGCTGACAGAGCACGGTCAACAGTGCCCTTATGTCAGGCCGGAGCGCAGAGAAATACAGTTGATTAAACGTCTGCAGCAATTCGTACCGGATGCCTTACCCGTGGTGCGTAAAGCCAGCTGGCACTGCAGACAATGTCACCACGATTATTATGGGGAGCGGTACTGCACACACTGCCAGACCGGAGGATTCAGTATTCCCCGGACAACTCAGGAGGAAATATGCGAATTCTGA
- a CDS encoding patatin-like phospholipase family protein, translated as MSTEMKTGLVLSGGGAVGAYQAGVVKALAECGTQISMVSGASIGAFNGAIIAASTDLSEAAVRLEALWDHLGNNQVLSVNRLVYFSLLKKLFQAMNLCQIPGRAGALLTTLLRHISTINGFDNLMAQPLLSDEPLTALMDHYLDTDALADGLPLYVSLYPTEGGMQDIIDCIRAELGVGTTKNAVFQHIQSLPRGQQKEALLASAALPLLFRPREVQGTMFGDGGMGGWRNMQGNTPVTPLVDAGCNMVIVTHLSDGSLWDRQAFPDTTILEIRPRKRLKYAGDGGNSGGLLSFTSAHTDAWRQQGYEDTMLAMEHIRKPLAARQALTRSEAVLQKSLDITEEADLALRNAMARIK; from the coding sequence ATGAGTACAGAAATGAAAACGGGGCTGGTGCTGTCCGGTGGCGGAGCGGTGGGCGCTTATCAGGCGGGAGTGGTTAAGGCACTGGCAGAGTGTGGTACACAGATCAGCATGGTTTCAGGGGCCAGCATTGGCGCATTCAATGGTGCCATTATCGCGGCCTCTACCGATCTGTCAGAAGCTGCCGTACGCCTGGAGGCGCTCTGGGATCATCTGGGGAATAATCAGGTGCTGTCGGTAAACAGATTGGTTTACTTTTCATTGCTGAAAAAATTGTTCCAGGCAATGAACCTCTGCCAGATCCCCGGACGTGCAGGAGCACTGCTTACGACGCTTCTTCGCCATATATCGACAATCAACGGGTTTGACAATCTGATGGCTCAGCCGTTGTTGTCAGATGAGCCCCTGACAGCGCTGATGGATCATTATCTTGATACTGATGCTCTGGCAGACGGGCTACCGCTGTATGTGTCGCTGTACCCCACAGAAGGGGGCATGCAGGATATTATTGACTGCATTCGTGCTGAACTGGGTGTCGGAACCACGAAAAACGCCGTTTTTCAGCATATCCAGAGCCTGCCCCGCGGACAGCAGAAAGAGGCTCTGCTTGCGTCAGCCGCGCTGCCCCTGCTGTTCCGTCCCCGTGAGGTTCAGGGGACAATGTTCGGTGATGGTGGTATGGGAGGATGGCGAAATATGCAGGGAAATACCCCTGTGACGCCTCTGGTCGATGCCGGATGCAATATGGTGATTGTGACGCATCTGAGTGACGGTTCTTTATGGGATCGCCAGGCTTTTCCGGACACCACAATCCTTGAGATCCGTCCCCGGAAAAGGCTGAAATATGCAGGTGATGGTGGCAACAGCGGCGGTCTGCTCAGTTTTACATCGGCACATACCGACGCCTGGCGTCAGCAGGGCTATGAAGACACGATGCTGGCGATGGAGCATATCCGGAAACCGCTGGCAGCACGTCAGGCACTGACCCGGTCAGAGGCGGTATTGCAGAAAAGCCTGGATATAACGGAAGAGGCAGATTTGGCACTGAGAAACGCGATGGCCCGGATTAAATAA
- a CDS encoding antirestriction protein, protein MKTVSQNTPTIYSATTPENNPPQLVASLVPDEQRISFWPQHFGLIPQWVTLEPRVFGWMDRLCEDYCGGIWNLYTLNNGGAFMAPEPDDDDDETWVLFNAMNGNRAEMSPEAAGIAACLMTYSHHACRTECYAMTVHYYRLRDYALQHPECSAIMRIID, encoded by the coding sequence ATGAAAACCGTTTCTCAGAATACCCCCACAATTTATTCAGCTACAACACCAGAGAATAATCCGCCTCAGTTGGTTGCCAGCCTCGTCCCTGATGAACAGCGCATCAGCTTCTGGCCGCAGCATTTTGGCCTCATTCCACAGTGGGTGACCCTGGAGCCCCGTGTCTTCGGCTGGATGGACCGTCTGTGCGAAGACTACTGCGGTGGTATCTGGAATCTGTACACCCTGAACAACGGCGGGGCATTTATGGCACCCGAACCGGATGACGATGATGACGAAACATGGGTACTGTTCAATGCCATGAACGGTAACCGCGCTGAAATGAGCCCGGAAGCCGCCGGCATTGCTGCCTGTCTGATGACGTACAGTCATCATGCCTGTCGTACGGAGTGTTATGCCATGACGGTCCATTATTACCGGTTGCGGGATTACGCCCTGCAGCATCCGGAATGCAGCGCCATTATGCGCATCATCGACTGA
- the yeeS gene encoding JAB domain-containing protein has protein sequence MQQLSFLPGEMTPGERSLIQRALKTLDRHLHEPGVAFTSTRAAREWLILNMAGLEREEFRVLYLNNQNQLIAGETLFTGTINRTEVHPREVIKRALYHNAAAVVLAHNHPSGEVTPSKADRLITERLVQALGLVDIRVPDHLIVGGNQVFSFAEHGLL, from the coding sequence ATGCAACAGCTTTCCTTTCTGCCCGGAGAGATGACGCCCGGCGAGCGCAGCCTCATTCAACGGGCCCTGAAAACCCTGGACCGCCATCTTCATGAACCCGGCGTGGCCTTCACCTCCACCCGTGCGGCACGAGAATGGCTGATTCTGAACATGGCGGGACTGGAGCGTGAAGAGTTCCGGGTGCTGTATCTGAACAACCAGAATCAGCTGATTGCCGGTGAAACCCTCTTCACCGGCACCATCAACCGCACGGAAGTCCATCCCCGGGAAGTGATTAAACGCGCCCTGTACCACAATGCCGCTGCCGTGGTACTGGCACACAATCACCCGTCCGGTGAAGTCACACCCAGCAAGGCAGACCGCCTTATCACGGAACGTCTGGTACAGGCACTGGGCCTGGTGGATATCCGGGTGCCGGACCATCTGATAGTCGGTGGCAACCAGGTTTTCTCCTTTGCCGAACATGGTCTGCTTTAA
- a CDS encoding IS3-like element IS150 family transposase (programmed frameshift), with the protein MSKPKYPFEKRLEVVNHYFTTDDGYRIISARFGVPRTQVRTWVALYEKHGEKGLIPKPKGVSADPELRIKVVKAVIEQHMSLNQAAAHFMLAGSGSVARWLKVYEERGEAGLRALKIGTKRNIAISVDPEKAASALELSKDRRIEDLERQVRFLETRLMYPKKAESLSSSHEKVKVLNELRQFYPLDELLRAAEIPRSTFYYHLKALSKPDKYADVKKRIGEIYHENRGRYGYRRVTLSLHREGKQINHKAVQRLMGTLSLKAAIKVKRYRSYRGEVGQTAPNVLQRDFKATRPNEKWVTDVTEFAVNGRKLYLSPVIDLFNNEVISYSLSERPVMNMVENMLDQAFKKLNPHEHPVLHSDQGWQYRMRKYQNILKEHGIKQSMSRKGNCLDNAVVECFFGTLKSECFYLDEFSNISELKDAVTEYIEYYNSRRISLKLKSLTPIEYRNQTYMPRV; encoded by the exons ATGTCAAAGCCAAAATACCCTTTTGAAAAGCGCCTTGAAGTCGTGAATCACTACTTCACTACTGATGATGGTTACAGGATCATCTCGGCACGTTTTGGTGTCCCCCGAACCCAGGTCAGGACATGGGTTGCCCTCTATGAAAAACATGGAGAAAAAGGTTTAATTCCCAAACCTAAAGGTGTTAGTGCTGATCCTGAGTTGCGTATTAAGGTCGTGAAAGCTGTGATCGAGCAGCACATGTCCCTTAATCAGGCTGCTGCTCACTTTATGCTTGCTGGTAGTGGTTCTGTAGCCAGGTGGCTGAAGGTTTATGAAGAGCGCGGAGAAGCTGGTTTACGCGCGCTCAAGATTGGCACCAAAAGAAACATTGCAATATCAGTTGATCCAGAAAAAGCGGCATCAGCATTGGAGCTGTCAAAAGACCGACGTATTGAGGATCTTGAAAGGCAAGTTCGATTTCTTGAAACGCGGCTTATGTATC CTAAAAAAGCTGAAAGCCTTAGCTCATCCCACGAAAAAGTGAAAGTACTCAACGAGCTAAGGCAGTTTTATCCTCTTGATGAGCTTCTCAGGGCTGCGGAGATACCGCGCAGTACGTTTTATTACCATCTAAAGGCTCTCAGCAAGCCTGACAAGTATGCGGACGTTAAAAAGCGTATTGGTGAGATTTATCACGAGAATAGAGGCCGATACGGATACCGTAGGGTAACGCTGTCTCTTCATCGAGAAGGGAAACAGATTAACCATAAAGCTGTTCAGCGCCTGATGGGAACCCTCTCACTTAAAGCAGCGATTAAGGTCAAGCGATACCGCTCTTACAGAGGAGAGGTAGGGCAAACCGCCCCTAATGTTCTCCAAAGAGATTTCAAGGCTACGCGGCCAAACGAGAAGTGGGTTACCGATGTTACTGAATTTGCAGTCAATGGGCGCAAGCTGTATTTGTCTCCAGTAATAGATCTCTTCAACAACGAAGTTATTTCTTACAGCCTTTCGGAAAGACCAGTGATGAACATGGTTGAGAATATGCTCGATCAGGCATTCAAAAAGCTTAATCCTCACGAGCATCCTGTTCTGCACTCTGACCAGGGATGGCAGTATCGTATGAGAAAATATCAAAATATTCTTAAAGAACATGGTATTAAACAAAGCATGTCCAGAAAAGGCAATTGTCTGGATAATGCTGTGGTGGAGTGTTTCTTTGGAACCTTAAAGTCGGAGTGTTTTTATCTTGATGAGTTCAGTAATATAAGCGAACTGAAGGATGCTGTTACGGAATATATTGAATACTACAACAGCAGAAGAATTAGCCTGAAATTAAAAAGTCTGACTCCAATTGAATATCGGAATCAGACCTATATGCCTCGTGTTTAA
- the cbeA gene encoding type IV toxin-antitoxin system cytoskeleton bundling-enhancing antitoxin CbeA, with product MSDTLPGTTLPDDNHDRPWWGLPCTVTPCFGARLVQEGNRLHYLADRAGIRGLFSDADAYHLDQAFPLLMKQLELMLTSGELNPRHQHTVTLYAKGLTCKADTLSSCGYVYLAVYPTPEMKN from the coding sequence GTGTCAGACACACTCCCCGGGACAACACTTCCCGACGACAATCACGACCGCCCCTGGTGGGGGCTGCCCTGCACCGTGACGCCCTGTTTCGGGGCACGTCTGGTGCAGGAGGGTAACCGGTTGCATTACCTTGCCGACCGCGCCGGTATCAGAGGCCTGTTCAGCGATGCAGATGCGTACCACCTGGACCAGGCCTTTCCGCTGCTGATGAAACAACTGGAACTCATGCTCACCAGCGGTGAACTGAATCCCCGCCATCAGCATACCGTCACGCTGTATGCAAAAGGGCTGACCTGCAAAGCCGATACCCTCAGCAGTTGTGGTTACGTTTATCTGGCTGTTTATCCGACGCCCGAAATGAAAAATTAA
- a CDS encoding DUF932 domain-containing protein, which translates to MRLASRFGHVNQIRRDRPLTHEELMHYVPSIFGEDRHTSRSERYAYIPTITVLENLQREGFQPFFACQTRVRDPSRREYTKHMLRLRRAGQITGQHVPEIILLNSHDGSSSYQMLPGYFRAICTNGLVCGQSLGELRVPHRGNVVEKVVEGAYEVVGVFDRIEEKRDAMQSLVLPPPARQALAQAALTYRYGDEHQPVTTADILTPRRREDYGKDLWSAYQTIQENMLKGGISGRSAKGKRIHTRAIHSIDTDIKLNRALWVMAETMLESLR; encoded by the coding sequence ATGCGATTAGCAAGTCGTTTTGGTCATGTAAACCAGATACGCCGTGACCGTCCGCTGACACACGAAGAACTGATGCACTATGTACCCAGTATTTTTGGGGAAGACCGGCATACCTCCCGCAGTGAACGGTATGCGTACATTCCCACCATTACCGTCCTGGAAAATCTGCAGCGGGAAGGCTTTCAGCCGTTCTTCGCCTGCCAGACCCGTGTGCGCGACCCGAGCCGCCGGGAATATACCAAACATATGCTGCGTCTGCGGCGGGCCGGACAGATAACCGGTCAGCATGTGCCTGAAATTATTCTGCTCAACTCCCATGACGGTTCATCCAGCTACCAGATGTTACCCGGATATTTTCGTGCCATTTGTACCAATGGACTGGTCTGCGGTCAGTCTCTGGGAGAATTGCGTGTTCCACACCGGGGAAATGTAGTGGAGAAAGTTGTCGAAGGGGCTTACGAGGTGGTGGGCGTGTTTGACCGGATAGAGGAGAAGCGTGATGCCATGCAGTCGCTGGTCCTGCCGCCACCGGCACGCCAGGCGCTGGCACAGGCGGCACTGACTTACCGTTATGGTGACGAACATCAGCCCGTCACCACCGCCGACATTCTGACGCCGCGACGCCGGGAGGATTACGGTAAGGACCTGTGGAGCGCATATCAGACCATCCAGGAGAATATGCTGAAAGGCGGGATTTCCGGTCGCAGTGCAAAAGGAAAACGTATCCATACCCGGGCCATTCACAGCATTGATACCGACATTAAGCTCAATCGCGCATTGTGGGTGATGGCAGAAACGATGCTGGAGAGCCTGCGCTGA
- a CDS encoding diguanylate cyclase regulator RdcB family protein, with product MTSPFIQQIADNRVCQVLTCLPEKFVVDFANGIDVAQEHIRTAGERTFFRRLKEGLTGEGAARQNAINASLAQGVEASLRWLTEMTTSLATTNYAITRVNDRVSSLVSDTARLAHYSADTREQLLTLADQVHHKLNHLEEKLHRVDQVQRAQLHLEQIFSWWSAGRYASFSPAGRCYVALEELRWGAFGDVIRQGETGQVNQLLDILRHKALTQMAQESGGSATVRLNTLDWLGGQGREQADNEWHDAINWLGDWCSEEQHPVIWSTTQAAEHLPVRMPRLCSAERLSESMVDEIFQKGAA from the coding sequence GTGACTTCACCATTTATTCAACAAATTGCTGATAACCGGGTATGTCAGGTACTCACCTGTCTTCCTGAAAAATTTGTGGTTGATTTCGCAAACGGAATCGATGTTGCACAGGAGCATATCCGCACGGCCGGAGAGCGCACGTTCTTCCGGCGTTTAAAAGAGGGGCTGACCGGCGAAGGCGCTGCACGGCAGAATGCCATCAATGCGTCGCTTGCACAGGGCGTTGAGGCGTCCCTGCGCTGGCTGACGGAGATGACAACGTCACTTGCCACCACAAACTACGCGATTACCCGGGTAAACGACAGGGTCAGTTCACTGGTCAGTGATACAGCCAGGCTGGCGCATTATTCCGCAGATACGCGGGAGCAGTTACTCACCCTGGCCGATCAGGTTCACCATAAACTGAATCATCTTGAAGAAAAACTCCACCGTGTTGACCAGGTTCAGCGGGCGCAGTTACATCTTGAGCAGATATTCTCATGGTGGAGCGCCGGGCGATATGCGTCATTTTCCCCTGCCGGACGTTGTTATGTGGCACTTGAAGAGCTTCGCTGGGGCGCGTTTGGTGATGTGATACGTCAGGGCGAAACAGGCCAGGTTAACCAGCTACTGGATATTCTCAGACATAAAGCATTAACGCAGATGGCACAGGAGAGTGGCGGTAGTGCAACCGTGCGTCTGAACACTCTGGACTGGCTTGGTGGTCAGGGCCGGGAGCAGGCAGATAACGAGTGGCATGACGCGATTAACTGGCTGGGAGACTGGTGCAGTGAAGAGCAGCATCCGGTGATCTGGTCAACCACGCAGGCTGCAGAACACTTACCGGTTCGCATGCCTCGCCTCTGCTCTGCAGAACGCCTCTCTGAAAGTATGGTCGATGAAATATTTCAGAAGGGGGCTGCATGA
- a CDS encoding inovirus Gp2 family protein translates to MTYKYNPFWQQRIRETVRHALNVHPRLTALRVDLRFPDVPAATDAAVISRFINALKARIDAYQKRKHREGKRVHPTTLHYVWAREFGECKGKKHYHLMLLVNRDTWCRAGDYRAPGSLAGMIKQAWCSALGVDVGCHATLVHFPAWPAVWLERDDDTGFQQVLERADYLAKEHTKAHCTGERNFGCSRS, encoded by the coding sequence ATGACCTACAAATACAACCCCTTCTGGCAGCAACGTATTCGTGAGACGGTGCGGCACGCACTGAATGTTCATCCCCGCCTGACGGCATTGCGGGTTGACCTGCGTTTCCCGGATGTACCGGCAGCAACGGACGCAGCTGTGATATCCCGCTTCATCAATGCCCTGAAAGCCCGAATCGACGCTTACCAGAAACGTAAGCATCGGGAAGGTAAACGCGTGCATCCCACAACCCTGCATTACGTCTGGGCCCGGGAGTTTGGGGAGTGCAAAGGTAAAAAACACTATCACCTGATGCTGCTGGTTAACCGGGATACCTGGTGTCGTGCCGGTGATTACCGTGCTCCGGGATCACTGGCCGGGATGATTAAACAGGCGTGGTGCAGTGCCCTGGGAGTGGATGTCGGGTGCCATGCCACGCTGGTGCATTTTCCGGCCTGGCCGGCGGTGTGGCTGGAACGCGATGATGACACTGGCTTTCAGCAGGTGCTGGAACGTGCTGACTATCTGGCGAAGGAACATACCAAAGCTCACTGCACCGGTGAGCGCAATTTTGGCTGTAGCCGGAGTTGA
- a CDS encoding dynamin family protein, with amino-acid sequence MHEKNIALLCDEADRLLQLNINLLRQMVEEPDVLSDSKNENRLLFDKQKALKRIEELEGEQIKTARREMVLAVVGTMKAGKSTTINAIVGQEILPNRNRPMTSVPTLIRHVPGKTEPVLHLEHIQPVRNLLITLQEKLATPAGQQVAQTLQQIGDTRELLDILTDDGWLKNEYHGEEEIFTGLASLNDLVRLAAAMGTEFPFDEYAEVQKLPVIDVEFSHLVGMDACQGTLTLLDTPGPNEAGQPQMEVMMRDQLQKASAVLAVMDYTQMNSKADEDVRKELNAIADVSAGRLFVLVNKFDEKYRNGDGADAVRQKVPAMLNSDVLPASRVYPGSSRQAYLANRALHELRKNGTLPVDEAWVDDFIRGAFGCMKKEYVCKDSELATEGATDLWEGSLIDQLITEVIQSSHSRAAALAVDSAAAKLMQNAENISEYLLLRHQGLQQSIQSLQSHITSLLADIREIADCQEQMTADVRMAMEEIDTKTRELLTGVCTSLEEELNDYFRSGKRKEQQMLEEEDAEQRRSQSGLWGKISQWSGINNQGREDYRKRDFAPDSPEIKFSDRREALELMTQIESTVTSLHREAEAQFRPELEKIVSGIETGFRGTALYATENIAGRINARLEDEGFTVKISFPAVSQLQTRLAVKINLSALMEERTETVTRRRRQSGVWGTVCRWFGTSDLGWENYDEDVSRSVININKVREEVMSLTRAYFGELQASIEQDINQPVRQEIDAFFCAFREKVEQLRNTLIQSSEDHKRDQQAQERLTGRLQALNERVPELITDSKALREELETML; translated from the coding sequence ATGCACGAAAAGAACATCGCCCTGCTTTGTGATGAAGCCGACCGACTTTTGCAACTGAACATTAATCTGCTCCGGCAAATGGTTGAGGAGCCAGATGTGTTATCTGACAGTAAGAACGAAAACAGACTGCTTTTTGATAAACAGAAAGCACTGAAAAGAATTGAGGAGCTGGAGGGCGAACAAATCAAAACCGCCCGCAGGGAGATGGTGCTGGCTGTTGTCGGCACGATGAAAGCAGGCAAATCAACCACCATCAACGCCATTGTGGGGCAGGAAATTCTGCCTAACCGTAACCGCCCCATGACCTCTGTACCGACGCTCATCCGCCACGTTCCCGGAAAAACTGAGCCGGTTCTCCATCTGGAACATATTCAGCCTGTCCGCAATTTATTAATCACACTGCAGGAAAAACTCGCCACCCCGGCAGGACAGCAGGTCGCACAGACCCTGCAGCAAATCGGGGATACCCGCGAACTGCTGGATATTCTGACGGATGATGGCTGGCTCAAAAATGAATACCACGGGGAGGAGGAAATCTTTACCGGACTGGCATCGTTAAACGATCTGGTTCGTCTTGCTGCGGCAATGGGGACTGAATTTCCTTTTGATGAATACGCAGAAGTGCAGAAACTGCCGGTGATCGACGTGGAATTCAGCCATCTGGTGGGGATGGATGCATGCCAGGGAACACTCACACTGCTGGATACCCCCGGCCCTAATGAGGCCGGACAACCGCAGATGGAAGTGATGATGCGGGATCAACTGCAGAAAGCCTCTGCGGTGCTGGCTGTGATGGATTACACCCAGATGAACTCAAAAGCAGATGAAGACGTCCGTAAAGAGCTTAATGCCATTGCTGACGTATCAGCCGGCCGCCTGTTTGTACTGGTCAATAAATTTGATGAGAAATACCGCAATGGCGATGGGGCAGATGCCGTACGCCAGAAAGTTCCGGCAATGCTGAACAGCGATGTGCTGCCCGCCTCCCGCGTTTATCCCGGATCCTCACGCCAGGCATACCTGGCTAACCGTGCGCTTCATGAGTTACGGAAAAACGGAACCCTTCCTGTTGATGAAGCCTGGGTCGATGATTTTATCAGAGGTGCCTTCGGTTGCATGAAAAAAGAATACGTCTGTAAAGACAGTGAACTGGCAACTGAAGGGGCGACAGACCTGTGGGAAGGCTCACTTATCGATCAACTGATAACGGAAGTCATACAGAGCTCACATTCCAGAGCTGCGGCACTGGCGGTTGACTCTGCCGCCGCAAAACTGATGCAGAATGCAGAAAATATCAGTGAATACCTGTTGTTACGCCATCAGGGGCTACAGCAAAGCATTCAGTCACTGCAGTCGCATATCACCAGCCTGCTTGCGGATATCCGGGAAATCGCGGACTGTCAGGAGCAGATGACCGCTGATGTCAGAATGGCCATGGAGGAGATCGATACTAAAACCCGGGAATTACTGACGGGGGTCTGCACCTCACTGGAAGAGGAGCTGAATGACTATTTCAGAAGCGGTAAACGCAAAGAACAGCAAATGTTGGAGGAAGAAGACGCAGAACAACGAAGGTCTCAGTCCGGATTATGGGGGAAAATTTCTCAATGGTCCGGTATCAACAACCAGGGCCGGGAGGATTACAGGAAACGAGATTTTGCCCCGGACAGCCCCGAAATAAAATTCAGTGATCGCAGGGAAGCCCTTGAACTGATGACGCAAATCGAATCGACCGTGACCAGCCTGCACCGTGAGGCTGAAGCACAGTTCCGGCCTGAGCTGGAGAAAATCGTCAGCGGGATTGAAACAGGTTTTCGTGGCACGGCCCTGTACGCCACAGAAAACATTGCCGGTCGCATCAATGCCCGCCTGGAGGATGAGGGCTTTACCGTAAAAATCAGTTTTCCGGCAGTCAGCCAGTTACAGACCCGGCTCGCGGTAAAAATAAATCTGAGTGCGCTTATGGAGGAAAGAACGGAGACCGTCACCCGTCGCCGTCGGCAGAGTGGCGTATGGGGAACCGTTTGTCGATGGTTTGGCACCAGTGACCTGGGCTGGGAAAACTATGACGAGGATGTGAGTCGCAGCGTGATCAATATCAACAAGGTCAGAGAGGAAGTTATGTCACTGACCCGGGCATATTTCGGGGAGCTGCAGGCATCCATTGAGCAGGATATTAACCAGCCCGTCCGCCAGGAAATCGATGCCTTTTTCTGCGCATTCAGGGAGAAAGTTGAACAACTGCGTAACACGCTGATTCAGAGCTCTGAAGATCATAAACGCGATCAGCAGGCGCAGGAACGGCTTACCGGGCGACTTCAGGCATTAAATGAAAGGGTTCCTGAGCTCATTACTGACAGTAAGGCGCTGAGGGAAGAGCTGGAGACAATGCTGTGA
- a CDS encoding helix-turn-helix transcriptional regulator codes for MATPVSLMDDQMVDMAFITQLTGLTDKWFDKLIKDGGFPAPIKMGRSSRWLKSEVEAWLQARIAQSRP; via the coding sequence ATGGCTACCCCAGTTTCGCTGATGGATGACCAGATGGTCGACATGGCGTTTATCACTCAACTGACCGGCCTTACCGATAAGTGGTTTGACAAACTCATCAAAGATGGGGGCTTTCCTGCGCCCATCAAAATGGGGCGCAGCTCCCGCTGGCTGAAAAGTGAAGTGGAAGCCTGGCTGCAGGCGCGTATTGCACAGTCCCGTCCGTAA
- the yeeT gene encoding DUF987 domain-containing protein: MKIITRGEAMRIHQQHPTSRLFPFCTGKYRWHGSAEAYTGREVQDIPGVLAVFAERRKDSFGPYVRLMSVTLN; this comes from the coding sequence ATGAAAATTATCACCCGTGGTGAAGCCATGCGTATTCACCAACAACATCCGACATCCCGTCTTTTTCCGTTCTGTACCGGTAAATACCGCTGGCACGGCAGTGCTGAAGCGTATACCGGTCGTGAAGTGCAGGATATTCCCGGTGTGCTGGCCGTGTTTGCTGAACGCCGTAAGGACAGTTTTGGTCCGTATGTCCGGCTGATGAGCGTCACCCTGAACTGA